Sequence from the Chloroflexota bacterium genome:
CCGCGTTGTGCGCCAGCTCCTCCGTGCTCGGGAAGGCGTAGGCCGTCACCTTCACCTCGCCGCCGATGGAGGTCACCATCTCGTCCAGCAGCGGCGGCAGCTCCATGTGCGCCACTGCAAGGACGCCGGCATAGAGCGAGTGCGTGTGGACCACGGCATTGACGTCCGCTCGCCTCTGGTACGCGGCGACGTGCATCAGGCTTTCGACGCTGGGCACCTGGTCGCCGATGACCGGTTCGCCATCGAAGTCAATGACTTGGATCTGCTGCGCCGTCAGTTGGTCATACCGCTTGCGGCTCGGTGTGATAGCCAGCAGCCGCTCGCCCACGCGCATGCTGACATTGCCCGCCGAGCCGGATACAAGGCCCTTGCGGGCGATCTCACGGCTGGCCTCCGCAACGGCCTCGCGCTCTTTCTGCCACCTGGTCTCCATCGCCGTTTGATTCTAGCACCCGGGTAGCGCTAAAGAAAGCTGGAAAGGCCGTCCATCTGCTTGGTCAGGCCCTGCCATTTCTCGTAGTGCTCCTGACACTCAAGCGCCTCGCTTGCTCTTGGCCTGACGATCCGTTCCGGACTGTGCATCGCCCTGGAGGCGGTTTCTATATCGCTGAAGCAGCCGGCCCCGGCAGCGGCGCATATAGCCGCTCCTAGCGCAGCTACTTCAGCCTCCCGTGCGATAGCGATTTCTCGATTTGCTGTGTCGGCGATGATCCGGCAAAGGAGAGCGCTCTTGGCCATCCCGCCGCCGATGGAGATGCGGGTAGCCTTGCGCTGGGCGATTTCCTCCACCTGCTCGATGTTCGCCCTGAGCGCAAAGGCCAGATTTTCCTTGGCGGCCCGGAGCAGGCGTCCCCGGTCTGCTCCGCCGATGGAGAGGGGGATCGGGAAGAGCAGTCCGCCCATCTTAGGCCCGATGTTGCCCATATCGGCTCGCTGTGGACCCAGGAATGCCAGCGTGCCTGCTCGCGCAGGAGCCTTTGCGGCCAGCCGTTCGGCCTCGGCAAAAGCTGTAACGTCAGCCCTGCCGAGAAGCGTCGCCACAAGCCAGGCGTAGGCCGTTCCCGCATCTGAGGCGTTGCTCTCCAGCACCCACCCCTTTTGTGTGAGGTGCAGGCCGCTCCAAGTCCGGATCTTCTCATCTATGATTGGCGCGTCCAGCGCCATCTGCACCGGCGCCGTTGTTCCGGCAACGATGCCGATTTCCCCGGGCGCTCTGACGCCCATGCCCAGTAAAGCGCACTGTGTATCAGGCCCTGCAGCTATGACGGGCGTTCCCGCCCGAAGCCCGGTGGCCGCCGCGGCGGCCTTCGTTACCGCGCCGATGCGCCTTCCCGGTTGAACGAGTGGGGGGACGATGGATGGGAAGCCAAGTGAACCGAGCAGATCCCGAGCGAGTGCGCGCGATGAAATGTCCACAAGGCCCAGCTCGGCGGCGGCGGAACTTTCCAGAGCGCGCTCGCCGCTGACCTGAAAGGCAAGCCACCCATCGAGGCTGAGGATGCTTGCGACCCAGGCCGCCACTGCAGGCCGCTGCTGCTGGAGCCAGCGCAGCTTCGCCGGGGCAAAGAGGAGCGAGGGTGTATGCCCGGTGACGCGATAGACCGCTGCGCCGCGCTCTTCATCAATAGCCTGCCCCTCAAAGAAGGCGCGCGTATCGCTGTTGGGGCCCATGGCAAGCGTCTTGCCCTTCGCATCCAGGAGCGCGATCCCCTCGCGCTGGCTCGTCGCCGCCACGCCAGCGATGCCTCCCCCGCCGGTGCGCGCCTTCTTCAGTGCCGCGGCCACCAGGCCTGCGACCTGACGCCAAACTGCCGTAGGATTGAACTCTTTCCCCAGGGGAACATCCCGCGGAGTGGTCGGCGTAAGCGGCGCTGAAGCGAGTCCCTGGAGGCGCCCCTTTAGGTCGAAGACGGCGGCGCGGACGCTCCCGCTTCCCAGATCTATCGCGAGAATGTGTGGAGGCGCGCCTTTCGGCATATCAGACCTTCAGCTTCGCTCGAAGCGCATGCTCTTTGAGCACGGCAGGATTCACGAGCCGCTTCGGCTGTCTTCCCTGAGCGACAAGCAGGATATCCTCAGCGATCATCTCCGATTGGCGCTCCACCGTCTCCTCCGTCGCGCCGCCGATGTGCGGCGTCAGCACCACGTTGCTCATCTGGCGCAGCGGGCTGTTCTCCTGCAAGGGATGCCCTTCAAAGACGTCCAGCGCCGCGCCTGCGATGCGTCCTGCCTGCAGCGCCGCTATCAGCGCGGCCTCGTCAACAACTCCTGGCGCAGATGGGTTGATGAGGTAAGCGGACGCCTTCATCCGCTTCAATTGCCCCTCGCCGATCAGCCCCATCGTCGCCTCGTTTGCGGGGGCGTGGACCAGCACGTAGTCGCTCCGCGACAGGAGGTCATCCAGCGTCGTCAGCTGGATGCCGAGGGATGAGGCGAGGCGCGCATCGAGATACGGGTCGAATGCCAGCAGGCGCATCTCCATCGCGGCAAGGCGTTTTGCCACCAGGCGGCCGATTGCGCCAAGCCCCACGATACCCGCAATTTTGCCCGCAAGCTCCGTCCCGCGGAAGTTGCGATAGCCCCCCACAGGGTCCTCCCACGCGCCGCCTTTGATGAAGGCGTCTGCCTGAGGGATGCGCCGCGCTAGGCCGAGCATCAACCCGATGGTGTGCTCCGCCACAGCGAGGCTGTTCCGTCCAGGGACATTCACTACTAGGACGCCGTGCTTCGTGGCGGCATCTATATCCACGTGATTGAGCGCGTTGCGGCAGATGCCCACAAGCTCCAGGCCCTTTGCCGCCTCAAACGTCTCCTCGAAGACGAAGTCAGCCTCCACTACCAGATAGTGCACCTGCTCCGCCGCAAGCCGGCGGCCCAGCTCCTCCGGGTCGTAGATGCGCCCGGCCTCCAGCCAGTTCTCGTGCGTGACCTGCATCTTCTCGCCAAGCCGCTTTGCGGAAGCCTCTGCGAACGGCGCCAGGATAAGTGCGTGCTTCATAACACCTGTGCCGCCTCGCGGGCCGCTGCAATGCCGCTTCGCACCGCGCCCTCCATCGTGGACGGCCAGTCATTGTCCGTCCACTCGCCCGCCAGGAAGAGATTCGGCACCGGCGTGCGGCAAGGGAGACGATTCGCCGCCGTTCCTGGGGCAGGCGTGAACGTGGCGAAGCGCTCCCGGACGACGATGAACCTGGTCACATTGGCCCCTTTGATTCCTGGGACGGCCTTGCCAAGCTCAGAGAGGAAGAGCGCTTTCAGCTCGTCCTTCGGCATATCAATATAGGCATGCGCGCCGCTGAGAGAGACGCTGAGATACTGCCCGGGACCTGTTCCATCTCCTGACATGGCCGACTTATTGAAGACCCAATGGGCGGCATTGTCCAGGAATGAGACGAACTCCCAATCGGCCACCTTCCTATCGAACCAGAAGTGCAGGTTGACGATGGGCGACATCGTGATCTTGTTTGCCCGGGAGAAGAAGGCATCTTGTCGAAGGGACTCGGGAAGCAGCTCCAGCATCGCCTTTGGCGGCAGCGCCAGCACAACCGCGTCACCGCCCAGCATCCCTTGGCCGAAGACCTCCACGCCTGTGACTCTGCTGCCATCGCCCGCCAACCGCTGTGCCGTCCGGTCCAGCCGTACCTGGCCGCCATGCGCCTTGATGGCGGTCGCCGCCTCCTCCGCGAGCAGCTTTGAAAGCGGCACCCTCGAATAGCCGATGTCCGCGCCCGCCGCATCGCGCAGAAGGCCTTCCTGAAAGACCATGATCGCCTGGGATGCGCTCACATGCTTCGCGTCGTCGTTGCACGTCGGCAGGACGATGAGGTTCCACAACGTCTCGATGGAGCGCTCGCTCTGCCCTTGGCCTTTGAGCCAGTCGTAGAAGCTCACGCCGTCCAGCGCGCGCCGTTTCGCAAGAGACATGCGCTGCATCTTCAGCACCGTCCGCCCGATGCGCAGTTTGTCTCCCAGGCTCACGTGCTTGTATCCCAGAAGCGATGGCCCTAAGTGCAGGGGCGGCGGCAGCCCGATGCGGTAGATGGCAGATGAGACGCCCTTGCCGTTGGTGACGTTCACCCGTAGGCGGCTCTGCACCCGCGTCCTCTCCTCAACGCCCAGCTTCTTGAGCAGGGCTATATAGGCCGTGCAGCACTTCATGAAGACATGCTGGCCGTTGTCCACCTCCACGCCTGTCTCCTTGTCCACGAACGAGAAGGCCCTCCCTCCCAGGTATGGCCGCTTCTCCAGAAGCGTGACGCCATAGCCGCGCTCGCCCAGCTCTATGGCGGCCGAGATTCCGGCAAGCCCGCCGCCGACTACGACGACGCTTTTGCCGGCAGCAGGTTTTTCACGGTCGTTGCCGACCATATCTTGAGGGCGATCCATGTCTTCTCTCTCGCGGAGAGCCGCGCTCGCTTGGTGAACACGTCATAGCCCCGCTCTTCGATGTGCTTGAGGATGCTCGCGTAGAGCCCGCGAAGGATGGCCGGGCAGACCCGCGCGCGCTTCCCCGTGATGAGCGGCAGCAGCCGGTTTCCGGCGTCCAGGTGCTCCCGGGCCCGCTCTGCCTGAAGCTTCATGAGCGTGCGGAAGGCGTCGTTCACCACGCCCTTGTGCGCGTCAGCCTCGCTATAGCCGAACTTCGCCATCTCGTCCTGAGGCAGATAACAGCGCCCGCGCTCAGCGTCCTCTTGCACATCGCGCATGATATTGACCAGCTGCATCCCGATCCCCAGGTCAACGGCATGCTGCTCGGCCTTCGGGTCCTTGTAGCCGAATATCTTGATGCAGATGAGCCCGACGACGGAGGCTACAAGGTAGCAATAGCCCCGCAGCTCGGCGAAGTTCGCATATCTGGCCACCGTGAGATCTTGCACGACGCCGTTCAGCAGCTCATCGAAATATGACTGCGGGACGGCGTACCGCTTGATGACATCCTCAAGGGCGATGAAGACCGGGCCGCTGGGCTTCCCTGCGTAGCACTCGTGCAGCCGGGCCCGGTGCTCGTTCAACAGCGCCAGCTTTCGCTCCGTCGGCAGCGCCTCGTCCGAATAGTCGTCGCTCACCCGGCTGAAGGCGTAGACGGCGTAGATCGCCATCCGCTGGGCGCGCGGCAGGGGAAGGAAGGCGTAGTAGAAGTTCCCGGCGCGGCGCTTCGTCAGCCCCTGGCAGTAGCGGTAGGCTTCGGCGAGCGACGGCTCGGTGTGCATGGCCTTACCCACGGCGCCCTCCGCCGAAGAGCTTGATGGCCGCCAGGTGCGCGAAGCCCGTCAGCATCAGGTTGACCTTCTTTATCTTGCTTACCGTCAGCCGCGCCGAAAGCACGTCGTACCGGCGGCGTTTGATGGCGTCCAGGGTAGAGAGGCCGCCGTCGCTGAAGAGGCGCAGGTCCAGCCGCAGTTCGCCCTCCACCTTGTCCACCAGCTTCAGGCCCTCGCGGAAGAGCCCGCGTGCGCGCTCCACCTCGAACGCCATCAGCGCGCGAAAGGCGTCGTTCGCCACGCCCTTCCGGAGCTCCGCCTCGCTGTAGCCGAAGCGCGCCATGTCCTCCTGGGGGATATAGATGCGGTCCATCGCCAGGTCGCGGCGGACGTCCTGCCAGAAATTCGCCAGCTGCAGCGCGATGCACGTCGCGTCCGAAAGCCTCCCGCGCTCCTCGTCCCGATAGCCGAAGACGTGCAGCACCATCCTGCCCACCGGCGTCGCCGAATGCTCGCAGTAGCGCAGCACGTCCTGGTACGTGGGGTAGCGCTTGATCCGCTGGTCCATCCGGTTCGCTTCGATGAGCCGCAGGAAGAGATCCCTCGGCATCTGGTGCTGCTGGATCGTCCCTTGCAGCGCCTGCAGGAACGGATGCTCCGGCGTTCCGGTGTAACAGCGGCGCAGGTCTGTCTCCCAGGCGTCCAGGAGCGCCATGCGGTCTCCCGCCGCCTCGTCGCCCAGGTCGTCCGTGTGGCGGCAGAAGGCATAGACGGCGTACATGGACGGGCGCAGGCGCTTCGGGAAGAACCAGGAGACGACGGTGAAGTTTTCGTAGTGCGATTTCGCCAGGCGCTCGCATGCCGCGAAGGCTTCGCTCAAGTCGGCTGTTCGGGCCGGCGTCTGTGTCATCGCGCCCATCCCCGGGCAGGCCGAGGCTGGCCTACGCGCGGCCCCACTTGTCCGCCACGTACGCCTCCACCATGGTGATGAAGTCGCTGGCGATCGTCGGGCCCTCCAGAAAGGTCTTCCGCTCGCCGTCCACAAAGACCGGCGCCCGCGGCGCCTCCCCTGAGCCGGGGAGCGAGATGCCGATATCGGCGGCGCGCGATTCGCCGGGGCCGTTCACCACGCAGCCCATCACCGCCACCTTCAGGTCCTTCGCTCCCGGGTATTGCGTGCGCCACACAGGCATCTTCGCATCCAGGTGCGTCTGGATATCCCGCGCCAGCTCCCGGAAGAGCGATGAGGTCGTTCGACCGCAGCCGGGGCAGGAGGTCACGGCCGGGCGGAAGGAGCGCAGGTGCAGCGCCTGCAGGATCTCCTGGCAGAGCCGCACCTCCTTCGCGCGGTCGCCGCCAGGCTCAGGCGTCAGGCTGGAGCGGATCGTGTCGCCGATGCCGTCATAGAGCAGGATGGAGAGCGCCGCCGTCGTCGCCACGATGCCCTTCGTCCCCATGCCGGCCTCCGTGAGGCCCAGGTGCAGAGGGAATTCGCAGCGCCGCGCCAGCTCGCGATAGGCCTCCACCATCTGGGGCAGGCGCGAGACTTTGCACGAGATGATGATCTTGTCCTCCGGCAGGCCCAGGTCCACCGCCGCCTGCGCGCTGGCCATCGCGCTCTCGATGAGCGCCTCGCGCTCCACGTCGTCCCCGGTCATCGGCTGGGCGCGCTTCGAGTTCGCATCCATCTTCTTTATCAGGACCTCTTGGTCCAGGCTTCCGGCGTTGACGCCGATGCGGACGGGCTTATGCAGCTCCCTCGCGATCTCGATGAAGGTGCGGAAGTTCTCATCGTGCCGTGGCCCGCGCCCCACGTTTCCCGGGTTGATCCGGTACTTCGCCAGGGTCTTCGCGCAGGCCGGATGGTCCCGCAGCAGCCGGTGGCCTATGAAATGGAAGTCGCCGATGAGCGGCGCCGTGCACCCCATGGCGTCCAGGCGCTTGCGGACCTCCGGGACAGCCGCCGCCGCCTCGTCGCTGTTCACTGTGACCCGCACCAGCTCGCTGCCGGCCTCCGCCAGGAGCTTCACCTGAGCCACCGTCGCTTCGATGTTCGCCGTCTCCGTGTCCGTCATGGATTGGACCACGACGGGGTGCATCCCGCCGACGAAGACGTTGCCCACCTGGACGACCTTGGAGAGCCGCCGCCTGGCTATGACATGCTCGTTGCTAGCAGCTTGCTTTTGCCCCTGCTTCGCGTTCATGAGGGGAAGCGGAAGTCCGCCCTTCCCGGCCTTATGCTCGGCCATCGCGGTGCTCCTTCCGGCCGTAGACCTCTTGGCGGTACTGGCCCAGCGCCATCAGGGGCCAATAATCGCGGTAGAGGTGGTAATTGATCATGAAGTCCATGGGGAAGCCCGTGCCGGTGTAGTGCGGCTCGTCCCAGGAGCCGTTCGGCAGCTGGGTCTTCGCCAGATATTCTACGCCCCTGCGCGCCGCCGCACCACGCGCCTCCCCGGCGGCGATGAGCGCCAGCAGCGCCCACCCGGTCTGCGAGGCGGTGCTGGGCCCCCGGCCTGCCAGCTCCGGCTTCGCGTAGCTCTCGATCGTCTCTCCCCACCCGCCGTCGGCGTTCTGCCGCTCTTCAAGCCAGCGCACCGCCTTGCGGATGTAGGGCTGCCGCATATCCTCCCCGAGCCATTTCAGGGCAGGCAGCACCGCGCCCTGTCCGTAGACATAGTTCACACCCCAGCGCCCCCACCAGGAGCCGTCCGCCTTCTGCGTCGCCTTCAGATAGTCCAGGCCGCGCTTCGTTGCCTTGTCGTTGGAGGCCCGGTAGCCCAGGCGGCCCAGGATCTCCAGCACGTGCGCCGTCACATCCTCCGTCGGCGGGTCCAGCACCTCGCCGAAGTCGCAGAAGGGGATCTCGCGCACGAAGCCTTTCGTGTTGTCCACATCGAAGGAGGCCCAGCCGCCGTTCTTGCTCTGCATGCCGAACAGCCACTGCACCCCCCGCTCGATCGCCAGCTGCATCCTGGGGTCCTTGTCCCAACCCATCTTGTGCAGGGCCACCAGCACCATCGCCGTATCGTCTATATCGGGGTAGACGTCGTTCTCGAACTCGAAGGCCCAGCCGCCCGGCTCCAGCTTCGGCCGCTTCACGGCCCAATCGCCCTTGCGGTGCAGCACCTGCTCCTTCAGCAGCCATTCCGTGGCCCGAGCCAGGGAAGGATGCGTCGCAGGCACGCCCGCGTCCTGCAGCGCCAGCATCGCGAGGCACGTGTCCCATACGGGGGAAACGCAGGCGTCCGTCCAGAACGTATCCTCCGTCTCCCTGGCGAAGCTATCGAACCCGGCCATGCCTTTCGCGATGGCTGGGTGGTCGTTCGCATAGCCCAGGCTCTTCAGCGCCATCAGCGAGTAGACCCACGGCGGTTGGATGCCTCCCCAGGAGCCGTCCGTCTCCTGGCGCTCGATGATCCACGCCGCGGCCTTGTCCAGCGCCTTCTTCCGCAGCGGCTTCACCGGACTCGCCTCCCACACGCGCAGCGCCTTATCGGCGGCGATGAAGAAGGAGCTCCAGCCCAGGAAGCTCTCTTCCTTGCCGAAGGTGTATTTCGTCTTCTCGCGCCCCAGCGGATAGAACTCGTCAATCTTCGCCGGTTCGGGCACCGGGCAGACCGGCTTCACATTGAGCAGCACGATGCAGGCCACGATGGTGCCGCGCGCCCAGCTGGCGAACTCGTAGATGCTGAAGGGCGAATTGTTCGGCAGCAGCATGACTTCCGCCGGGAGCACCGGCGCGCCCGACCATTTCCACTGGCCGAAGAGGGCGAGCCACATCTTGGTGAAGATGCGCGTCTTTGGCACGCCGCCCTTGGAGAGGATGAACGCCCGAGCCTTCGCCATCGCGGGCTCGTTCGGGTCCACCCCCGCCAGCTTCATCGCGAAGTAGCACTCCACCGCGATGCTGAGGTCGCTCGGGCCGCCGTACCAGATGGGCCACCCGCCGTCCGGAAGCTGGCGCCGCTTGATGTAAGTGACGATCTTCCGCCACTTCGCCGGGTCCGGCACGCCCATGAAGTGCGTCAACAGCAGGAACTCCGCCTGGATGGCGCAGTTGCTCTCCAACTCGCCCCACCAGTAACCCTTGTGGTACT
This genomic interval carries:
- a CDS encoding FAD-dependent oxidoreductase, coding for MDRPQDMVGNDREKPAAGKSVVVVGGGLAGISAAIELGERGYGVTLLEKRPYLGGRAFSFVDKETGVEVDNGQHVFMKCCTAYIALLKKLGVEERTRVQSRLRVNVTNGKGVSSAIYRIGLPPPLHLGPSLLGYKHVSLGDKLRIGRTVLKMQRMSLAKRRALDGVSFYDWLKGQGQSERSIETLWNLIVLPTCNDDAKHVSASQAIMVFQEGLLRDAAGADIGYSRVPLSKLLAEEAATAIKAHGGQVRLDRTAQRLAGDGSRVTGVEVFGQGMLGGDAVVLALPPKAMLELLPESLRQDAFFSRANKITMSPIVNLHFWFDRKVADWEFVSFLDNAAHWVFNKSAMSGDGTGPGQYLSVSLSGAHAYIDMPKDELKALFLSELGKAVPGIKGANVTRFIVVRERFATFTPAPGTAANRLPCRTPVPNLFLAGEWTDNDWPSTMEGAVRSGIAAAREAAQVL
- a CDS encoding 3-phosphoglycerate dehydrogenase is translated as MKHALILAPFAEASAKRLGEKMQVTHENWLEAGRIYDPEELGRRLAAEQVHYLVVEADFVFEETFEAAKGLELVGICRNALNHVDIDAATKHGVLVVNVPGRNSLAVAEHTIGLMLGLARRIPQADAFIKGGAWEDPVGGYRNFRGTELAGKIAGIVGLGAIGRLVAKRLAAMEMRLLAFDPYLDARLASSLGIQLTTLDDLLSRSDYVLVHAPANEATMGLIGEGQLKRMKASAYLINPSAPGVVDEAALIAALQAGRIAGAALDVFEGHPLQENSPLRQMSNVVLTPHIGGATEETVERQSEMIAEDILLVAQGRQPKRLVNPAVLKEHALRAKLKV
- the ispG gene encoding flavodoxin-dependent (E)-4-hydroxy-3-methylbut-2-enyl-diphosphate synthase → MNAKQGQKQAASNEHVIARRRLSKVVQVGNVFVGGMHPVVVQSMTDTETANIEATVAQVKLLAEAGSELVRVTVNSDEAAAAVPEVRKRLDAMGCTAPLIGDFHFIGHRLLRDHPACAKTLAKYRINPGNVGRGPRHDENFRTFIEIARELHKPVRIGVNAGSLDQEVLIKKMDANSKRAQPMTGDDVEREALIESAMASAQAAVDLGLPEDKIIISCKVSRLPQMVEAYRELARRCEFPLHLGLTEAGMGTKGIVATTAALSILLYDGIGDTIRSSLTPEPGGDRAKEVRLCQEILQALHLRSFRPAVTSCPGCGRTTSSLFRELARDIQTHLDAKMPVWRTQYPGAKDLKVAVMGCVVNGPGESRAADIGISLPGSGEAPRAPVFVDGERKTFLEGPTIASDFITMVEAYVADKWGRA
- the shc gene encoding squalene--hopene cyclase, translating into MSDPQTQPRTAQITHLRGAAGSAAEDLLLQSRMDTTIQRATRNLIGMQYHKGYWWGELESNCAIQAEFLLLTHFMGVPDPAKWRKIVTYIKRRQLPDGGWPIWYGGPSDLSIAVECYFAMKLAGVDPNEPAMAKARAFILSKGGVPKTRIFTKMWLALFGQWKWSGAPVLPAEVMLLPNNSPFSIYEFASWARGTIVACIVLLNVKPVCPVPEPAKIDEFYPLGREKTKYTFGKEESFLGWSSFFIAADKALRVWEASPVKPLRKKALDKAAAWIIERQETDGSWGGIQPPWVYSLMALKSLGYANDHPAIAKGMAGFDSFARETEDTFWTDACVSPVWDTCLAMLALQDAGVPATHPSLARATEWLLKEQVLHRKGDWAVKRPKLEPGGWAFEFENDVYPDIDDTAMVLVALHKMGWDKDPRMQLAIERGVQWLFGMQSKNGGWASFDVDNTKGFVREIPFCDFGEVLDPPTEDVTAHVLEILGRLGYRASNDKATKRGLDYLKATQKADGSWWGRWGVNYVYGQGAVLPALKWLGEDMRQPYIRKAVRWLEERQNADGGWGETIESYAKPELAGRGPSTASQTGWALLALIAAGEARGAAARRGVEYLAKTQLPNGSWDEPHYTGTGFPMDFMINYHLYRDYWPLMALGQYRQEVYGRKEHRDGRA
- a CDS encoding class II aldolase/adducin family protein → METRWQKEREAVAEASREIARKGLVSGSAGNVSMRVGERLLAITPSRKRYDQLTAQQIQVIDFDGEPVIGDQVPSVESLMHVAAYQRRADVNAVVHTHSLYAGVLAVAHMELPPLLDEMVTSIGGEVKVTAYAFPSTEELAHNAAAALADRNAILLANHGAVGIGADLHEALSICELVERAAQIYVLAKLLGKVHLLPDEIVATEKELFKMMRSPKSPKP
- the hpnC gene encoding squalene synthase HpnC encodes the protein MTQTPARTADLSEAFAACERLAKSHYENFTVVSWFFPKRLRPSMYAVYAFCRHTDDLGDEAAGDRMALLDAWETDLRRCYTGTPEHPFLQALQGTIQQHQMPRDLFLRLIEANRMDQRIKRYPTYQDVLRYCEHSATPVGRMVLHVFGYRDEERGRLSDATCIALQLANFWQDVRRDLAMDRIYIPQEDMARFGYSEAELRKGVANDAFRALMAFEVERARGLFREGLKLVDKVEGELRLDLRLFSDGGLSTLDAIKRRRYDVLSARLTVSKIKKVNLMLTGFAHLAAIKLFGGGRRG